The genomic stretch tgtttcttccaggtcggcaACCAAGCTGCTCGCTTTcctggacttgacgacgatgtcgtctacGTATGCCTCCACCGTTTTGCCTATAAGGTTCCCAAAAACCCGGAGCATACACcgttgatatgtagcccccgcgttcttgaggccgaaaggcatggttacgtagcaatacattccgaaaggggtgatgaacgaagtcgcgagctggtcggactctttcatcttgatttggtggtagccggagtaagcatcaagaaaggataaagtttcacatcccgcggtggagTCAATTATCTCATTGATACggggcaatggaaagggattctttggacatgctttatttaaactagtgtagtctacacacatcctccacttcccatttttctttttaactagcacggggttggctaaccactcgggatggaatacttccttgatgaatccggccgccagcagcttgtgaatctcctccccgatggcccggcgcttctcctcgtcgaatcggcgcaggcgttgctttacgggtttggaaccggctcggatgtccaaggagtgctcggcgacttccctcggtatgccaggcatgtccgagggactccacgcaaatatatcggcgtttgcgcggagaaagtcgacgagcaccacttcctatttggggtcgaggctggagctgatTCTCAACGCCCTGCCTCCAGAGGTGCCGGGGTCGAGAGACACTAGCTTGGTTTCCTCCGCCGGTTCGAAGCTCCCGGCGTGGCGtttggggtcggggacgtcctggtcgCAGTCGCCGAGGCCAGTAAGGATGGCAAGAGATTCcgccagagcctcggcctgctcgacgcactcgacgtcgcactggtaggcgtgttggctggtcgtgctgacggtgatgatgccctttggccctggcatcttgagcttgaggtaagtgtagttggggacggccatgaacttggcgtagcacgGTCGTCcaggatcgcgtggtaggtccctgggaacccgaccacaTCGAAAGTGAGGAACTCTCGTCTGAAATTGTCCGGGTTCCCGAAGCAGACGGGCAGgtcgatctgtccgaggggatgggcacgatgccccggcaccactccgtggaatggtgCGGTGTCGTTCCTTAGtcgggacttgctgatccccatgagggccagagtctcggcgtagaggatgttgaggccgctgcctccgtccatcagcaccttagtgagacgggtctcggcgatgatggggtcgacgatcagaggatagctcccgggattgggaatccgatccgggtgatcctgtctgTCGAACGTGATCGTGCTTTCggaccatttgaggtacgaTGGCGTTGCCGTGCTGACTGCGCAGACTTCTCGGAGTTcgcgcttcctctgactcgcagtgaggcgagccgctggtcccccaaagatcagaagGCAGTTCTTGATCTTGGGGAAACCCTCCTCCTCGGGGTCATCGTGCTTGGGAGGCACTTCGGCACTCTCCTTGGCGATGATGTCGGTATAGTACCGGCGgaggacggtgcactcctcaagggtgtgtttggttggccccctatgataggggcacggcttcttcaacatttcgtcgaagagTCCGGGGCCAGCAGgggcccgcttggggttcttacgatctgccgcggcgaccaggttgtcgtccgactgaccctgcCGCCCCTTGCggctcttcttctttttcttggggtcgcgtgatcccgaggcctcggtggcctcggccttctgtttccctttggctgcgccgtcggagaagatggcgccgactgcctcttcgcctgaggcaaagttggtggcgatgtcgagcagctggctagtgctcgtgggggtcttgcgtccgagctcgtgtaccaacTCCTTGCAAGTGGTACCagaaatgaaggctccgatcacgtcggagtccgtgatgttggggagctcggtacactgtttggagaatcgcctgatgaagtcacGGAGGGACTCGTCaggcttctgccggcagctcctgagatcccaggagttcccagggcgcacgtatgtgccctggaagttcccgacaAAGATTCTGACCAGGTCAGCCTAGTcatggatcatgcgctcagggaggtgctcgagccatgccctGGCCGCATCGGCCAGGTGGAGggggaggttgcggatgatgagcaggtcgtcATCCGCGCCGCCCAGCTGGCATGCTAAGCGGTAGTCCGCCAGCCAGAGTTCAGGGTTcgtttcccctgagtacttggcgaggttggcgggctgtcggaatcgcgccaggaacttggccctgcgtatggcctcgctgagACGCGGGGACCCGGGGGCTCTGGTGACGTGCTTCGGTCAtgatcggggtcgtacctcccgcctcggcgcggtcggtatcgtcgggactcggcctcgtccctgtcacgtCGCCTGGCCTCAAGGGTGGCCCGTACGTCCGCGTCGGCTCCGACGCACTCGTGGACTGACggggccctgttgcccccttGTGGGTTAGGGGGTGGCAGACCCTGTActgttggtgccttgttaggaggggggCGTTCCTCATGACGTCTCGTGCTATGGGATTGTGAAGCAGAGCTTTCCGCGTTATGTaccacagcctgctccaggaggccacgtagcccctggcgcactctccttccctcaggAGTCGAAGGCTCGGGCATTGCCCTGAGGAGGAGCGCGGCGGCCATcacattctggctggccgtgctgaagactggggcgtctcccccttggtccgcaacGATGCGACGGTTGACGTCACGGGCGCGACGTCTGGCTTCACCCCCATCTCCGTGGCCGGACGGCTCTCGGACCAGggcctcgcggagttggcggaggcgtgtgcgttcttcttcgagcctggcctctaGCTCATCGAGCTGTGCGAGGTCAGGATGGCGTCCCCCGGGGGGGCAgatgctaccccacgggctCCGGGATTGGTTCCGGGAGTTGGAttgggaggtggagttgcgtcCTCTTGCCTAGAGGGCCCTGCATCCCCCTGGGCGCTATGCGGCGTGCCTTCGACTTCTAAGTTGAAGCAATCTCGTGACGGGTTGTAGCTTtcgtcgtcggagtcggagtagccgagacaaTAGTTGCTGGCTTCCAAGAAAcgcatgaaggtctccgggtcgccacacccgGAGAAATCAGCGCCAGTCCACTTGTCGCTGCCCGAGGTGAGGTCCTCTGGGTAGGATGAGACGGGAGGTGTGGAGACGAGGTCCAGCGTAGACCTCAAGTGGTGCCCGGGAAGTTCTGCGTACGCACTTAATGAAGTGCTTGCGGAAGAGGCGTAGGTAGCGGCGGCATTCCTGAGCTCAAAAGGTAACTCGGGAGATGCCGCGGCTGCTACTTCATCCgcaggtggaggaggacgggaCGTCGAGGCCCCCTTGCCCCCCTTGCGGGGGACGGGcgcgggccgtgccttccccttcgaACGGGGTGGGACGGGTGGCCGCGATGACCCTCTGTTGATCCTGGTAGTGGAGCTTGATGCCCCGCGAGCCTTTCCTCTAGCGCCGGTCGGGCCGGAGGAGCGGGCGACCtgatgaggaatatgcggggggaggaccGGACGGACCCTGGCCTCAGTGGTGGGGTCGGAGATCCTAGATCTTTGACGCCCCCTCCGTGAGCCCCCCGCATGGTGTCCCGAACGTCTCCCACACACTGAgtgtggtgggatcggctcggggctAGGTTCGACGTTGtcacgtggcgggaggaggatcatgtcgtagccggaaccgagggacatgaactccaaactcccgaacgtcatgatggtgccgcgacGGAGCGGGcgaaatccgtctgccatccaaacCTCCCCAGTAGGGACTGGTAAgcgtcacgcagaaggcccctacctggcgcgccaactgtcggcgtctagactcgcagTCTAGGCACTGACAAGTATAAATCTGCGTGTctgaccaagcttggatggtgatgcaagtgagacacagagggtttatactggttcgggctaagaatgccctacgtccagtgtagcggtggattctgtataaccttgcacccaaaggtgcttgcagtaggggatacaagctggttgcgagagagggttaagtcccaggtctcggcttggtgtggACAGAGTGTGGGCTGTTGCTCTGTGAAAGGGTGTTGTGTATGTGTGTTCTAGACCTGACcagttgtgaaccctggctctccttttatagtctcaaggggaaGACAGGTTTTTACAAGGGTAGATTTCTTTTGTTGAATGGTGAAACCACAGTCCTGACCCTATTaaagctggtccatctcgtccttgtgggatggttgacggcatggctactcctgtagagggttaccgaaccctgtaggggtcgcggggaTCGGATCGCCGGTACTACTGCATATCCTGTCAACAGTGGGAAATGACCGCAAACAGTAGTACTGATTTACCtcacccattccctttctactgtgcggtagtgtgctacagtgaacaggggtaagggtatatagtgacagaggtaaggccacagtgatcggggtggttgaaacagtcgtcgccttgccctgccAAGTTATGGGGGCCGTCACATCAGTCATGTCGGGGGAAATCTTGTTGCCCAggtggagtggggtccggcgcccgagcctggacgggaTCGGGTGAAAACGGAGcttgcgtccgagaccctgagaggtcgggcgagtcggaacttgcgtccgaggccctgaggggtcgggcgagtcggaatttgcgtccgaggccctgtggggtcgggcgagtcggaatttgcgtccgaggccctgaggggtcgggctagtcggtacttgcgtccgaggccctgatgattgtAATTAGTATGTTTTTTCGCGTTTTTCGTTGCTCTGATTTGGatatcccttattatggtacccaacacacGGAAATCCTTGACACTAACTAGAGCAACATTGTAATGTAAATTATAGTGCTCTAATCTCCCTGCTCTGTACTTGTTATTTGGAAGCCGCACTTCAATCTGCAAACCATAGTTGGTTAAGCAGTACTTTAAAAAAAGGATCAAAAAATACTTTCGATTTAAGATTTTAGGTGCACCAACCCTCAAGTTTTCATCAATCTTGTTATGATCAACAGAGTTTCTGACCAAACTAGCCGAAGTCAGAATAGTCGCCAATCCATCCCATTCAATAAAAAAACTAGTGCAAGCAAAAACCCTAGTTTCTCCTGCATATCATGATTTTGAATATTATTAGTTGGAGATGACCAAATACAAATATAGTACCAAAACTGTAACTAGCACGATATTGCAAATTACCATTGAATGAAGCAAGTGCCACGATGTTTCAACATATGGTATCAGAAACTTTTTTACTGAGCTCACTCCAGACACCTTCACAATATACATCACCAAAAGGTTCTTCAAAAGTATTAACCAAAACCATGCCATCTGGTTGAACACGCATGTACAATTGTTCTTAGTGATACAGCATTGCTGAAAAAAGAGGTAATGCAGGAAAAGGAACCACATTTACATGCACTTGCTCACCATGTAATATGCTTTTTGATAGCTTTGGATAACCTAAGGAGTCTATATCCACAATAATCTCATCCTCTGGGATAACTCTATGTACTGGTGCAAAAAGACAAAATGATTAGCACTGGACGATGCTGATACTAAATAAACATGACCATGACCAAAGCGTAAAAAGCTatgtacatataaaagctaatttTTCACCactatgaaaaaaataaaaataaaaatatatatttcattGACAAATGATGACATATTGCACAATAATACAATATATACTAAAGAAGTGAATGTATGCTCACCTTCTGGATCAGAGTTAGATATGTCACCTATAGGTCTTCCTCCATTTCTGAAGAAGAACATCAGCATGATAGTCCAATATTAAAATGGATCAAACTAGCAAATTTAATGTGCAACACCTACATGGGTAAAattgtactccctctgttccaaattataagttgttttgaCTTCTTTGGTTCATCCATttggctatgtatctagacatattattTATCTAGATGCATAGCAAAATGAATGTACCAAAAAAAGTTaaagtgacttataatttggaacggagggagtaggaaACTAGATAGGAaaggattcataaaagaaagcAGAGGTTGTATGtatataaatatttcatgaaaaCAAGACGAAGTCAACCAATGTCATACAGAATCTCCAGAGTAAGAAAACACCATAATCCCTTATAGTGTGCATATTTATTTGAATAAAAAGAATTTCTTTAATTAGACATTTTGGCTTCGATATTGAAAGGGCAAGGAATATGATCAATCTAATCCAGGGATACTGATATATGCCAATAGAAAAGCAGATGCCATGGTAGAGATGGCAAGGAACCAAGTTGTTATTAAGGGTAAACATTGAATGCTGCAGAGCAATTAAAAATGCCAAATAGAAAAGACACAAGGAACCGCTAATCTCTCTACATAAAAAACACAGAGGGTTATCGTTTGTGGTAACTTTTGCCCCGCTCCCAATAGTCTGGATTGGCTCTGTCGCCTCCTGAAAACAGAAACATATATACGTACACAAATAAAAAAACACACTTTACCTCCTCACCCCCACGGAGCAGCTTTCTGCAAAGTGTTTGTTTAAAAAAAACGTTTTCTGCAAAGTGACAGGCTTGGACTTGGGAGCATGTCAAATACTTACATGGATGCATTTGGAAATAGTTTAGGTTCCCGATGCAAAATTATTTAAtagttttttattattttctgaAAATGACAAAAATCTTCGTAGTAGACATGGTCAAAGATTCATGACCGGTACGGTAGTCccgtgcaacgcacgggcacataTCTAGTATCTAAATAATTGCATAGCCCATATAAGATAATTGTTTAGCATACGAACCAGCTTCCTTACACCCTCCTACAGGGGGGATAGGAGACTGAAGATCAACAAGTGAAGGGTACAAATAGATAagaaatatgaaaatatatgacaTACCTGACTGCATTTGATAACCGTGCTATAAATTTAGTCCTTCGCAGGGATGTCCGAAAATACACCAACCGTTCAAGAATTAGTTCCTCAGGCAGGAAAAGAGTTCCTTCCGTAACCAAACAAATATTCATGCCAACAAAGTTCCCATCAAAATCAACAAATGGCCCACCTCTCCAAGCCTAGGACAAAGGAAAAGGTGAGAGGCAACCAGGGTTACATTGGAACAAAATAAAATGATATGGAACAAAGTAGGATGGGACAAACATCACTTCCGCCTCTGGGATACGGATTGTATGTAGTAAATGAATCAGATTGAAAAACTTGTAGGATATGAGAAGTGTACCTCCGAAATTTTACAAGTAGATATCATAATATCTTCACAATCTTCAGATCCACTTGAATCGCCAGTCAGTACCCCACTTGTGGCCATTAGTTTGCCAGATATGTCACGCCCTACAGCTACTACCTTACTATAGGGTGGACATTCAACCTCAGCAAAATATATGGCATTAACATGAATGCACATCATGACATTGACAACAGCAATATCGTGGTCAAAATCATATTGTTGCAAAGACCCTGTGTAAACATTTCCTCCGTAGCGCACT from Sorghum bicolor cultivar BTx623 chromosome 3, Sorghum_bicolor_NCBIv3, whole genome shotgun sequence encodes the following:
- the LOC110433785 gene encoding uncharacterized protein LOC110433785; this translates as MILLPPRDNVEPSPEPIPPHSVCGRRSGHHAGGSRRGRQRSRISDPTTEARVRPVLPPHIPHQVARSSGPTGARGKARGASSSTTRINRGSSRPPVPPRSKGKARPAPVPRKGGKGASTSRPPPPADEVAAAASPELPFELRNAAATYASSASTSLSAYAELPGHHLRSTLDLVSTPPVSSYPEDLTSGSDKWTGADFSGCGDPETFMRFLEASNYCLGYSDSDDESYNPSRDCFNLEVEGTPHSAQGDAGPSRQEDATPPPNPTPGTNPGARGVASAPPGDAILTSHSSMS
- the LOC8074119 gene encoding serine protease HTRA3 yields the protein MTKRGADDLTRSGENKRACCSGEAATESSTLGDLQLDSNECSIWSETIQEVAYNLSRTVVSVVLSNGHTVLFTCSGIAIESGESVSLGPCTTFLTSACLVRALDDNKTKYHDDELKIEVRYGGNVYTGSLQQYDFDHDIAVVNVMMCIHVNAIYFAEVECPPYSKVVAVGRDISGKLMATSGVLTGDSSGSEDCEDIMISTCKISEAWRGGPFVDFDGNFVGMNICLVTEGTLFLPEELILERLVYFRTSLRRTKFIARLSNAVRNGGRPIGDISNSDPEVHRVIPEDEIIVDIDSLGYPKLSKSILHDGMVLVNTFEEPFGDVYCEGVWSELSKKVSDTIC